A region from the Serinibacter arcticus genome encodes:
- the serB gene encoding phosphoserine phosphatase SerB: MDVDSTFITAEVIELLADHAGTRAEVQAVTEAAMRGEIDFAASLHQRVATLAGLPVSVLDDVRDAVEVSPGVPELVAFLAERDWPLALVSGGFIEIVGPLAATWGITRARANALEVDDEGRLTGRVTGPVIDRAAKESALREFAAADGIPMARTVAIGDGANDLDMLAAAGTGIAFNAKPVVAEQADHAVHHTLAEVVALLR, translated from the coding sequence ATGGACGTGGACTCCACGTTCATCACGGCCGAGGTGATCGAGCTGCTCGCCGACCACGCGGGGACGCGGGCCGAGGTGCAGGCGGTGACCGAGGCGGCGATGCGCGGCGAGATCGACTTCGCCGCCTCGCTGCACCAGCGCGTGGCGACGCTCGCCGGCCTCCCCGTCTCCGTGCTCGACGACGTCAGGGACGCAGTCGAGGTCTCCCCCGGCGTCCCGGAGCTCGTGGCCTTCCTCGCCGAGCGGGACTGGCCGCTGGCGCTCGTCTCCGGCGGCTTCATCGAGATCGTGGGTCCGCTCGCGGCGACCTGGGGCATCACCCGGGCGCGGGCCAACGCCCTCGAGGTCGACGACGAGGGCCGGCTCACCGGCCGGGTCACCGGCCCGGTGATCGACCGGGCCGCGAAGGAGTCCGCGTTGCGGGAGTTCGCCGCGGCCGACGGCATCCCGATGGCGCGCACCGTCGCGATCGGCGACGGCGCAAACGACCTCGACATGCTCGCGGCGGCCGGCACCGGGATCGCTTTCAACGCGAAGCCCGTGGTGGCGGAGCAGGCCGACCACGCCGTGCACCACACGCTGGCAGAGGTCGTCGCCCTCCTGCGCTGA
- a CDS encoding SixA phosphatase family protein has product MTEPRTLVLLRHAKAEGFAGSDEARPLAVAGRRQATAVGQALQASGPVPDAALVSSAVRTRQTWELLASGLTAPPEPELLDDLYDATARSALDLVRHVEPDVRTLLVVGHEPVMSSLALLLAGPGSIDLHQVSAGIPTATRCVLTLEGPWAELGRQGAALTAVVRTPHE; this is encoded by the coding sequence GTGACCGAGCCCCGCACCCTCGTCCTCCTGCGCCACGCGAAGGCCGAGGGCTTCGCCGGGTCCGACGAGGCGCGGCCGCTCGCGGTCGCCGGCCGTCGGCAGGCGACGGCGGTGGGCCAGGCCCTGCAGGCGTCCGGACCCGTGCCCGACGCGGCGCTGGTCTCCTCGGCGGTGCGCACGAGGCAGACCTGGGAGCTGCTCGCGTCCGGGCTGACGGCCCCGCCCGAGCCCGAGCTCCTCGACGACCTCTACGACGCGACGGCGCGCAGCGCCCTCGACCTCGTGCGGCACGTCGAGCCCGACGTGCGCACGCTGCTCGTCGTCGGGCACGAGCCGGTGATGAGCTCGCTCGCGCTGCTGCTGGCCGGCCCGGGGTCGATCGACCTCCACCAGGTCTCCGCCGGCATCCCGACGGCGACCCGCTGCGTGCTGACGCTCGAGGGCCCCTGGGCCGAGCTGGGGAGACAGGGCGCCGCCCTGACGGCCGTGGTGCGCACGCCGCACGAGTGA
- a CDS encoding DUF6480 family protein: protein MSTPDPDPETTTGLEPGGGVPPGETPPGESSTAAAPADQPKASGRGANRAAAIAVVAFGVLAAAFFVAYLVGVLG, encoded by the coding sequence ATGAGCACCCCCGATCCCGACCCCGAGACGACGACGGGCCTCGAGCCCGGCGGAGGCGTGCCCCCGGGCGAGACGCCGCCCGGCGAGTCCAGCACGGCGGCCGCGCCCGCCGACCAGCCGAAGGCCTCGGGCCGCGGCGCCAACCGCGCCGCCGCGATCGCCGTCGTCGCGTTCGGCGTCCTGGCGGCCGCCTTCTTCGTCGCCTACCTGGTCGGCGTCCTCGGCTGA
- a CDS encoding ABC-F family ATP-binding cassette domain-containing protein: MITTHSLEIRIGARVLLQDASLRIDSGDRIGLVGRNGAGKTTLTKILAGEGQPTGGQVIRTDDVGYLPQDPRTGDLDVLARDRVLSARGLDATIRNMRKTEDVMANGTAAEREKAMDRYDRLEATFQSKGGWAAEAEAATITSNLGLPTRVLEQPLSTLSGGQRRRVELSRILFSGARTLLLDEPTNHLDADSIVWLREYLLGYPGGFVVISHDADLLRATVNKVFHLDANRGVIDVYNLKWDAYLQQRETDEKRRRRERANAEKKAATLFAQADKMKAKATKTVAAQNMARRAERLLSGLEEVRAVDRVAKLRFPDPAPCGRTPLRASDLSKTYGSQEVFTGVDLAIDRGSRVVVLGLNGAGKTTLLRILGGVEKPDTGQIEPGHGLKIGYYAQEHETLDTSATVVENLRRNAPDLTDTQVRSVLGSFLFSGDDADKLAGVLSGGEKTRLALAVLVVSAANVLLLDEPTNNLDPASRAEILGALKTFAGAVVLVTHDEGAVEALEPERVLLLPDGDEDMWNADYAELISLA, translated from the coding sequence GTGATCACCACCCACTCCCTCGAGATCCGCATCGGCGCCCGCGTCCTGCTCCAGGACGCCTCGCTGCGCATCGACTCGGGCGACCGGATCGGCCTGGTCGGGCGCAACGGTGCCGGCAAGACCACGCTGACGAAGATCCTCGCGGGGGAGGGACAGCCCACCGGCGGTCAGGTGATCCGGACCGACGACGTCGGCTACCTCCCGCAGGACCCGCGCACGGGTGACCTCGACGTCCTCGCGCGCGACCGGGTGCTCTCCGCCCGCGGCCTGGACGCGACGATCCGCAACATGCGCAAGACCGAGGACGTCATGGCCAACGGCACGGCGGCCGAGCGCGAGAAGGCCATGGACCGCTACGACCGGCTCGAGGCGACCTTCCAGTCCAAGGGTGGCTGGGCCGCCGAGGCCGAGGCCGCGACGATCACGAGCAACCTGGGGCTGCCCACGCGTGTGCTCGAGCAGCCGCTCAGCACGCTGTCGGGTGGTCAGCGCCGCCGCGTCGAGCTGTCCCGCATCCTGTTCTCCGGCGCGCGCACGCTGCTGCTGGACGAGCCCACCAACCACCTCGACGCCGACTCCATCGTCTGGCTGCGCGAGTACCTGCTCGGCTACCCGGGCGGCTTCGTGGTCATCTCCCACGACGCCGACCTGCTCCGTGCGACCGTCAACAAGGTGTTCCACCTCGACGCCAACCGCGGTGTGATCGACGTCTACAACCTCAAGTGGGACGCGTACCTGCAGCAGCGCGAGACGGACGAGAAGCGCCGCCGCCGCGAGCGGGCCAACGCCGAGAAGAAGGCCGCGACGCTGTTCGCCCAGGCCGACAAGATGAAGGCCAAGGCCACCAAGACCGTCGCGGCCCAGAACATGGCCCGCCGCGCCGAGCGTCTGCTGTCCGGGCTCGAGGAGGTGCGCGCCGTCGACCGCGTCGCCAAGCTGCGCTTCCCCGACCCCGCCCCGTGCGGCCGGACCCCGCTCCGCGCCAGCGACCTGTCCAAGACGTACGGCTCGCAGGAGGTCTTCACCGGCGTCGACCTGGCGATCGACCGCGGGTCCCGCGTCGTCGTGCTCGGGCTCAACGGCGCAGGCAAGACCACGCTGCTGCGGATCCTCGGCGGTGTCGAGAAGCCGGACACCGGTCAGATCGAGCCCGGTCACGGACTCAAGATCGGCTACTACGCCCAGGAGCACGAGACGCTCGACACCTCCGCGACGGTGGTGGAGAACCTGCGGCGCAACGCCCCCGACCTCACCGACACCCAGGTGCGCAGCGTGCTGGGCTCGTTCCTGTTCTCGGGCGACGACGCCGACAAGCTCGCCGGCGTTCTCTCGGGCGGCGAGAAGACGCGTCTGGCGCTGGCCGTGCTGGTCGTCTCGGCTGCGAACGTGCTGCTGCTCGACGAGCCCACGAACAACCTGGACCCCGCGAGCCGCGCCGAGATCCTCGGTGCCCTCAAGACGTTCGCGGGCGCCGTCGTCCTCGTGACGCACGACGAGGGGGCCGTCGAGGCCCTCGAGCCCGAGCGCGTCCTCCTGCTGCCCGACGGCGACGAGGACATGTGGAACGCGGACTACGCGGAGCTGATCTCGCTCGCCTGA
- the fabG gene encoding 3-oxoacyl-ACP reductase FabG: protein MPDETPQPRTVVVTGATRGIGRAIASRFVAAGDRVATLSRGGDVPDGVLAVPGDVTDSAAVDAGFTAIEEQLGPVEVLVANAGITRDGLLMRMSDEDFDAVLDVNLAGAFRCARRASKGMIRQRRGRIVLISSVIGLYGGAGQVNYAASKAGLVGIARSITRELGGRGITANVVAPGFIQTAMTDALPQAQQDSYLAAIPAARFAQADEVAGVVQFLAGPDAGYISGAVIPVDGGLGMGH from the coding sequence GTGCCTGACGAGACTCCCCAGCCCCGTACCGTCGTCGTCACGGGGGCCACCCGTGGCATCGGACGAGCCATCGCCTCACGGTTCGTGGCGGCGGGCGACCGCGTGGCCACCCTCTCCCGCGGAGGTGACGTGCCCGACGGCGTGCTCGCCGTCCCCGGCGACGTCACCGACTCCGCCGCCGTCGACGCCGGCTTCACGGCGATCGAGGAGCAGCTCGGCCCGGTCGAGGTGCTCGTGGCCAACGCCGGCATCACCCGTGACGGCCTCCTCATGCGGATGAGCGACGAGGACTTCGACGCCGTGCTCGACGTCAACCTCGCGGGCGCCTTCCGCTGCGCGCGCCGGGCCAGCAAGGGCATGATCCGGCAGCGTCGCGGCCGCATCGTGCTCATCTCCTCGGTGATCGGCCTGTACGGCGGCGCCGGGCAGGTCAACTACGCGGCCAGCAAGGCGGGCCTGGTGGGCATCGCCCGCTCGATCACGCGCGAGCTCGGCGGCCGCGGCATCACCGCGAACGTCGTCGCCCCCGGCTTCATCCAGACCGCCATGACGGACGCGCTGCCGCAGGCGCAGCAGGACAGCTACCTCGCGGCCATCCCCGCCGCGCGCTTCGCGCAGGCCGACGAGGTCGCCGGCGTCGTGCAGTTCCTCGCCGGCCCCGACGCCGGCTACATCTCGGGCGCCGTCATCCCCGTCGACGGCGGCCTCGGCATGGGTCACTGA
- the glgA gene encoding glycogen synthase, giving the protein MRVDLLTREYPPHVYGGAGVHVTELAAVLAESLDVRVRCFDGPRPDQPDLVPDAGRPVVTGYAAIPALEGANAALATFGVNLPMAQDVAGADLVHSHTWYANLAGHLAGLLHGIPHVLSAHSLEPLRPWKAEQLGGGYALSSWAERTAYLGAAGVIAVSAGMRADILRSYPDVDPAKVHVVHNGIDLTSWVRPVGEDGELTPRALEIARGRGIDPDRPAVVFVGRITRQKGLPYFLRAVRALPADVQVVLCAGAPDTPEIMAEVTALVEQLQTERGGVVWIPDMLPREELVAVLAACTVFACPSIYEPLGIVNLEAMAVGLPVVASATGGIPEVVDDGVTGILVPLAQETDGTGTPLEPERFEADLAAALTALTSDRARAASMGEASRRRVEDHFAWHAIGERTVEVYRRVLEGA; this is encoded by the coding sequence ATGCGCGTCGATCTCCTCACCCGTGAGTACCCGCCCCACGTCTACGGGGGCGCCGGCGTCCACGTGACCGAGCTCGCCGCCGTGCTGGCCGAGAGTCTCGACGTCCGCGTGCGCTGCTTCGACGGGCCTCGTCCCGATCAGCCCGACCTCGTGCCCGACGCCGGGCGGCCGGTCGTGACCGGCTACGCCGCGATCCCCGCGCTGGAGGGGGCCAACGCCGCGCTCGCCACCTTCGGGGTCAACCTGCCGATGGCCCAGGACGTCGCTGGCGCCGATCTCGTCCACTCCCACACCTGGTACGCGAACCTCGCCGGGCACCTGGCCGGGTTGCTGCACGGCATCCCGCACGTGCTGTCCGCGCACAGCCTCGAACCGCTGCGCCCGTGGAAGGCCGAGCAGCTCGGCGGCGGCTACGCGCTCTCGAGCTGGGCCGAGCGCACCGCCTACCTCGGCGCGGCCGGCGTGATCGCGGTCAGCGCAGGGATGCGGGCCGACATCCTGCGCTCCTACCCCGACGTCGATCCCGCCAAGGTCCACGTCGTCCACAACGGCATCGACCTCACCTCCTGGGTGCGGCCCGTCGGCGAGGACGGCGAGCTGACCCCCCGCGCGCTGGAGATCGCCCGGGGCCGCGGGATCGACCCCGACCGCCCCGCCGTCGTGTTCGTCGGACGCATCACGCGGCAGAAGGGTCTGCCGTACTTCCTCCGCGCCGTGCGGGCGCTGCCCGCCGACGTCCAGGTCGTGCTGTGTGCCGGCGCACCGGACACCCCCGAGATCATGGCCGAGGTGACGGCGCTCGTGGAGCAGCTCCAGACCGAGCGCGGGGGCGTCGTCTGGATCCCCGACATGCTGCCGCGCGAGGAGCTCGTCGCCGTCCTCGCCGCCTGCACCGTCTTCGCGTGCCCCTCGATCTACGAGCCGCTCGGCATCGTCAACCTCGAGGCGATGGCCGTGGGCCTGCCCGTGGTCGCCTCGGCGACGGGGGGTATCCCCGAGGTGGTCGACGACGGCGTGACCGGCATCCTGGTACCGCTCGCCCAGGAGACCGACGGGACCGGGACCCCGCTCGAGCCCGAGCGCTTCGAGGCCGACCTCGCGGCGGCGCTGACCGCGCTGACGAGCGACCGGGCGCGGGCGGCGTCGATGGGGGAGGCCTCGCGCCGTCGCGTCGAGGACCACTTCGCCTGGCACGCGATCGGCGAGCGCACCGTGGAGGTCTACCGCCGGGTGCTCGAGGGGGCCTGA
- a CDS encoding SURF1 family protein, translating into MNRAGSRTVGVVGLLLLGVAVCVLLGLWQLSRHNDRVAQVDLITTNLDAPVAPLTDVLGDDLDPQDVWRPVTVTGTWVEGSGVQLRNRPVQDANASHALALFRTDETPARVLVVDRGWWRQTDVVPDGSLEVPGGTSEIVVRLRAQEDLDERANPAGEVFRVHPGSVLEQTSLDADALDGALVTSAYGMIVSPVPTTPLGALPDPDTSLRSHLSYALQWWFFAAAIPVAAVVLKRRADAEDAEAAAEAAGEERPVAARRRRASMEDEEDALLDAAERAAAERAAADRATAGRRDQASEISSA; encoded by the coding sequence GTGAACCGTGCCGGTTCCCGGACGGTCGGTGTCGTCGGGCTCCTGCTGCTGGGCGTGGCCGTCTGCGTGCTGCTCGGTCTGTGGCAGCTCAGTCGGCACAACGACCGCGTGGCGCAGGTCGACCTCATCACCACCAACCTCGACGCCCCGGTCGCCCCGCTGACCGACGTCCTGGGCGACGACCTCGACCCCCAGGACGTCTGGCGTCCCGTCACCGTCACCGGCACGTGGGTCGAGGGCTCGGGCGTCCAGCTGCGCAACCGGCCGGTGCAGGACGCGAACGCCTCCCACGCCCTCGCGCTGTTCCGCACCGACGAGACGCCGGCGCGCGTGCTGGTCGTCGACCGCGGCTGGTGGCGCCAGACGGACGTCGTGCCCGACGGTTCGCTGGAGGTGCCGGGCGGGACGAGCGAGATCGTCGTCCGCCTGCGCGCCCAGGAGGACCTCGACGAGCGCGCCAACCCCGCGGGCGAGGTGTTCCGCGTGCACCCGGGGAGCGTGCTCGAGCAGACGTCGCTCGACGCCGACGCCCTCGACGGCGCGCTGGTCACCAGCGCCTACGGGATGATCGTCTCGCCGGTGCCGACGACGCCGCTCGGCGCCCTGCCCGACCCGGACACGAGCCTGCGCTCGCACCTGTCCTACGCCCTGCAGTGGTGGTTCTTCGCGGCCGCGATCCCGGTGGCCGCCGTCGTCCTCAAGCGACGGGCCGACGCCGAGGACGCGGAGGCCGCAGCCGAGGCGGCCGGCGAGGAGCGGCCGGTGGCCGCGCGTCGCCGTCGGGCCTCGATGGAGGACGAGGAGGACGCGCTCCTGGACGCCGCCGAGCGCGCGGCGGCCGAGCGGGCGGCGGCGGACAGGGCCACCGCCGGGCGCCGCGATCAGGCGAGCGAGATCAGCTCCGCGTAG
- a CDS encoding ABC transporter ATP-binding protein, which translates to MASVLSFDDVTVRRGGRDILSHLTWDVNDGERWVVLGRNGAGKTTLVQLAATRLHPTTGTVEVLEERLGRTDVFELRPRIGLSSASLAESIPGDESVLDVVLTASYGVTGRWRETYEDLDTERATALLHAFGMGTMLARTYGTLSEGERKRTQIARSLMSDPELLLLDEPAAGLDLGGREELVAALAEIAADDRSPVLVLVTHHVEEIPPHFTHVLLLRDGAAQAAGPLAEVLTAQNLTATFGVELEVTERDGRWSARAAAAGSRGRRSA; encoded by the coding sequence ATGGCTTCCGTGCTCTCGTTCGACGACGTGACCGTACGACGTGGAGGGCGCGACATCCTCTCCCACCTGACGTGGGACGTGAACGACGGCGAGCGGTGGGTCGTGCTGGGCCGCAACGGCGCCGGCAAGACGACCCTGGTCCAGCTCGCCGCCACCCGGCTCCACCCGACCACCGGCACGGTCGAGGTCCTCGAGGAGCGGCTGGGGCGCACCGACGTGTTCGAGCTGCGCCCGCGTATCGGGTTGTCCAGCGCCTCGCTGGCGGAGAGCATCCCCGGCGACGAGAGCGTGCTCGACGTCGTCCTCACGGCCTCCTACGGCGTGACGGGGCGCTGGCGCGAGACCTACGAGGACCTGGACACCGAGCGTGCGACGGCGCTGCTGCACGCGTTCGGGATGGGCACGATGCTGGCGCGGACCTACGGCACGCTGTCGGAGGGCGAGCGCAAGCGGACCCAGATCGCCCGTTCCCTCATGAGCGACCCCGAGCTGCTGCTCCTGGACGAGCCGGCCGCCGGTCTCGACCTGGGGGGTCGCGAGGAGCTCGTGGCCGCGCTCGCCGAGATCGCCGCCGACGACCGCTCGCCGGTGCTCGTGCTGGTCACGCACCACGTCGAGGAGATCCCGCCCCACTTCACGCACGTCCTGCTGCTGCGCGACGGCGCCGCCCAGGCGGCCGGGCCGCTCGCCGAGGTCCTCACGGCGCAGAACCTCACCGCCACGTTCGGCGTCGAGCTGGAGGTCACCGAGCGCGACGGTCGGTGGAGCGCGCGGGCCGCCGCGGCCGGGTCCCGCGGGCGCCGCAGCGCCTGA
- a CDS encoding aldo/keto reductase, whose protein sequence is MKQRTLGPFTVSAIGLGAMPLSMNNDKRYPTPDEAEATVHAALDAGVTYIDTADIYAPSWDTMGHNEKIVGAAVRSWSGDASGVVLGTKGGITRADGEAWGRDASRGYVRAAVEKSLTDLGVDTIDLYQYHRPDRSMVYADTIESFRVLLDEGLVTAVGISNANVEEIEIALEVLGEGGLASVQNEFSPRHPGSYDELVFCGRHGIAFLPWSPLGGTGGGARDVGSRFGVFADIARDHDVSPQRAVLAWELSLGDHVIPIPGARRIASIEDSAQAADLDLSADELARASAALGIELQD, encoded by the coding sequence ATGAAGCAGCGCACCCTCGGCCCGTTCACCGTCTCCGCGATCGGCCTCGGCGCCATGCCCCTGTCGATGAACAACGACAAGCGCTACCCGACGCCGGACGAGGCGGAGGCCACCGTGCACGCGGCCCTGGACGCCGGTGTCACCTACATCGACACGGCCGACATCTACGCCCCGTCCTGGGACACGATGGGCCACAACGAGAAGATCGTCGGCGCCGCCGTGCGCAGCTGGTCCGGGGACGCCTCCGGCGTCGTCCTCGGCACCAAGGGCGGCATCACGCGCGCCGACGGCGAGGCGTGGGGCAGGGACGCCTCGCGCGGCTACGTCCGGGCCGCCGTCGAGAAGTCGCTGACCGACCTCGGCGTCGACACCATCGACCTCTACCAGTACCACCGCCCCGACCGCTCGATGGTCTACGCGGACACGATCGAGAGCTTCCGCGTGCTCCTGGACGAGGGCCTGGTCACCGCCGTCGGCATCTCCAACGCGAACGTCGAGGAGATCGAGATCGCGCTGGAGGTGCTCGGCGAGGGCGGTCTCGCGAGCGTCCAGAACGAGTTCTCCCCGCGCCACCCCGGCAGCTACGACGAGCTGGTCTTCTGCGGCCGGCACGGCATCGCGTTCCTGCCCTGGAGCCCGCTGGGCGGGACCGGTGGCGGTGCGCGCGACGTCGGCTCGCGGTTCGGTGTCTTCGCGGACATCGCGCGCGACCACGACGTGAGCCCGCAGCGCGCGGTGCTCGCGTGGGAGCTGTCCCTCGGCGACCACGTCATCCCGATCCCGGGTGCCCGCCGGATCGCCTCGATCGAGGACTCCGCCCAGGCGGCCGACCTCGACCTCAGCGCGGACGAGCTCGCCCGCGCCTCCGCCGCCCTGGGCATCGAGCTCCAGGACTGA
- a CDS encoding NfeD family protein has protein sequence MEWVWWLALTLILGVVEVLIVDLLFLMFAGGALAATVAAALGAPLAVQVAVFAVVSVLLLVAIRPWALRRFKNQEPGTATNAGALVGRTAVVLAATSGSAGRVKLVGEVWTARFDGSGVLPVGTPVEVVAIDGATAVVVPTETVPGVPGVATGGGSSWGEGPSGPPAPAYPPGYPTAAPPAQP, from the coding sequence ATGGAATGGGTGTGGTGGCTCGCGCTGACCCTCATTCTCGGAGTGGTCGAGGTGCTGATCGTCGACCTGCTGTTCCTGATGTTCGCCGGTGGCGCTCTCGCCGCCACGGTCGCGGCGGCGCTCGGCGCGCCGCTGGCGGTGCAGGTCGCCGTCTTCGCCGTCGTCTCCGTGCTCCTCCTGGTCGCGATCCGCCCCTGGGCGCTGCGTCGCTTCAAGAACCAGGAGCCGGGCACCGCGACCAACGCCGGTGCGCTCGTCGGCCGGACCGCCGTCGTCCTGGCCGCCACGTCCGGCTCGGCCGGTCGCGTGAAGCTGGTCGGCGAGGTCTGGACGGCCCGCTTCGACGGGTCCGGCGTCCTCCCCGTGGGCACACCGGTGGAGGTCGTCGCCATCGACGGCGCGACCGCCGTCGTGGTCCCCACCGAGACCGTGCCCGGGGTCCCGGGCGTCGCCACCGGTGGCGGATCGAGCTGGGGCGAGGGGCCGAGCGGCCCGCCCGCACCGGCGTACCCGCCCGGCTACCCCACGGCTGCGCCCCCGGCCCAGCCCTGA
- a CDS encoding DUF3099 domain-containing protein, with protein MDPVPSITSAGRSRDSDISDRAMRYTIMMGIRVACFFAAVFTEGWLRWTFAVGAVVLPYIAVVLANAGRRKRVDPSSTYLLDTGALPHEPTPPADPRPAPTAPHPGGSEDR; from the coding sequence ATGGATCCCGTCCCGTCGATCACGTCCGCCGGGCGTTCGCGCGACTCGGACATCTCGGACCGCGCGATGCGCTACACGATCATGATGGGCATCCGCGTCGCGTGCTTCTTCGCCGCCGTCTTCACCGAGGGCTGGCTGCGCTGGACCTTCGCCGTCGGCGCCGTGGTGCTGCCCTACATCGCCGTCGTGCTGGCCAACGCCGGTCGCCGCAAGCGCGTCGACCCGTCCTCCACCTACCTGCTCGACACCGGCGCGCTCCCGCACGAGCCGACTCCCCCCGCCGACCCGCGTCCCGCGCCGACCGCCCCCCACCCCGGCGGGAGCGAGGACCGGTGA
- the glgC gene encoding glucose-1-phosphate adenylyltransferase, producing the protein MAAKRVLAIVLAGGEGKRLMPLTADRAKPAVPFGGIYRLIDFALSNIVNSRYLHVVVLTQYKSHSLDRHIAKTWDMSRMLGNYVVPVPAQQRMGKNWYLGSADAIYQSLNLLDDERPDIVVVVGADNIYRMDFSQMVDAHVASGAKLTVAGIRQPRELADQFGVIEADPADPRRIKAFREKPSDAVGLADSPEEVLVSMGNYVFDADALVEAVRADALRDDTRHDMGGDIVPAFVERGEAALYDFIENDMPGSNDRDRDYWRDVGTIDAYFEANMDLINIEPVFNLYNDEWPVYTGYTGLPPAKFVHSSPERVGLAVDSIISPGVVVSGAEVHASVLSPHTKLNSWSRVDNSVLLDNVTIARRAHVNRAILDKFVTIEEGASVGLNRELDIARGFTVTPSGITVVPKGTIVGVDSVTPYEFGRRLGS; encoded by the coding sequence ATGGCAGCAAAACGCGTCCTCGCAATCGTCCTGGCCGGCGGCGAAGGCAAGCGCCTCATGCCCCTCACCGCTGATCGGGCTAAGCCGGCCGTCCCCTTCGGGGGCATCTACCGCCTCATCGACTTCGCCCTCTCCAACATTGTCAACTCCCGGTACCTGCACGTCGTCGTGCTGACCCAGTACAAGTCCCACAGCCTGGACCGCCACATCGCCAAGACGTGGGACATGTCCCGCATGCTCGGCAACTACGTCGTGCCGGTCCCCGCGCAGCAGCGGATGGGGAAGAACTGGTACCTCGGCAGCGCCGACGCGATCTACCAGAGCCTCAACCTGCTCGACGACGAGCGCCCCGACATCGTCGTGGTGGTCGGCGCCGACAACATCTACCGGATGGACTTCTCGCAGATGGTCGACGCGCACGTCGCGTCGGGCGCGAAGCTCACCGTCGCCGGGATCCGGCAGCCGCGGGAGCTGGCCGACCAGTTCGGGGTCATCGAGGCCGACCCGGCCGACCCCCGCCGCATCAAGGCGTTCCGCGAGAAGCCGAGCGACGCCGTCGGGCTCGCCGACTCCCCCGAGGAGGTGCTGGTGTCGATGGGCAACTACGTCTTCGACGCCGACGCCCTCGTCGAGGCGGTGCGCGCCGACGCGCTGCGGGACGACACGCGCCACGACATGGGCGGCGACATCGTGCCCGCCTTCGTCGAGCGGGGCGAGGCAGCCCTGTACGACTTCATCGAGAACGACATGCCCGGCTCCAACGACCGCGACCGCGACTACTGGCGCGACGTCGGCACCATCGACGCCTACTTCGAGGCGAACATGGATCTCATCAACATCGAGCCGGTGTTCAACCTCTACAACGACGAGTGGCCGGTCTACACGGGCTACACGGGGCTGCCCCCGGCCAAGTTCGTGCACTCCTCGCCCGAGCGGGTCGGGCTCGCGGTCGACTCGATCATCTCCCCCGGCGTCGTCGTCTCGGGAGCCGAGGTGCACGCCTCCGTGCTCTCGCCGCACACCAAGCTGAACTCGTGGTCGCGCGTGGACAACTCGGTCCTGCTGGACAACGTCACGATCGCGCGGCGCGCCCACGTCAACCGGGCGATCCTGGACAAGTTCGTCACGATCGAGGAGGGCGCGAGCGTCGGCCTCAACCGCGAGCTCGACATCGCCCGCGGCTTCACGGTCACGCCGTCGGGCATCACCGTGGTCCCGAAGGGCACCATCGTGGGCGTGGACAGCGTGACCCCGTACGAGTTCGGCCGCAGACTGGGGTCGTGA